The following proteins are co-located in the Streptococcus anginosus genome:
- the proC gene encoding pyrroline-5-carboxylate reductase, whose translation MKIGFIGLGNMGGSLARVVARQKNHQILLANRGPEKAKQIANEVGGEPVTNEVVFEQANVIFLGVKPTQFADLLQEYHAILEKRSSVLLISMAAGLTLQQLEALVPTQHRLIRIMPNTPVAVGDGVISYVLSDKATEQDEDLLCELLDPAGLLVHLKEQQLDAATAVAGCGPAFVYLFLEALADAGVQAGLPRDLALQLANQTLLGAAALAKESGQHPAVLKDQVCSPAGSTIAGVASLEADAFRGNIIKAVAASYKRTQKLGK comes from the coding sequence ATGAAAATTGGATTTATTGGCTTAGGAAATATGGGTGGCAGTTTAGCACGTGTAGTGGCTAGGCAAAAAAATCATCAAATCCTGCTCGCAAATCGAGGCCCAGAAAAAGCAAAGCAGATTGCGAATGAAGTGGGTGGCGAACCTGTCACGAATGAAGTCGTCTTTGAGCAAGCAAATGTGATTTTCTTGGGTGTGAAACCCACTCAATTTGCGGATTTGTTGCAAGAATACCATGCTATTTTAGAAAAGCGCAGCTCTGTTTTACTCATTTCTATGGCTGCTGGCTTGACCTTGCAGCAGTTAGAAGCTCTTGTTCCTACACAACATCGGTTGATCCGGATAATGCCCAATACGCCTGTTGCAGTTGGTGACGGTGTTATCAGCTATGTTTTATCAGATAAAGCAACAGAGCAGGATGAAGACTTGTTGTGTGAACTATTGGATCCTGCCGGTTTGCTGGTTCATTTAAAGGAGCAGCAGTTAGATGCGGCAACTGCCGTTGCTGGATGTGGTCCTGCGTTTGTTTATCTCTTTTTGGAAGCATTGGCTGATGCAGGGGTGCAAGCTGGCTTACCACGAGACTTAGCTCTGCAATTAGCAAATCAGACCCTTTTAGGAGCAGCAGCATTAGCCAAAGAAAGTGGTCAACACCCTGCTGTTCTCAAAGATCAGGTTTGCAGCCCAGCAGGCTCAACGATTGCAGGAGTGGCGAGTCTTGAAGCAGATGCTTTCAGAGGAAACATTATCAAAGCCGTTGCTGCATCTTATAAACGCACTCAGAAACTAGGCAAATGA
- a CDS encoding glutamate-5-semialdehyde dehydrogenase, whose amino-acid sequence MNSTQGLLEKIKQAKKSINTASTAEKNKALSLMADYLEAATDAILTANAEDMTAAKDHISDVMLDRLYLDANRIKDMAAGIRQVIALADPVRDILEVSHLENGLEIIKKRVALGVIGIIYESRPNVTSDAAALAIKSGNAVVLRSGKEAHKTAAAIVSALKAALRQTAISDDCLQLVSDTSRESAQILMKAKGYLDLLIPRGGAGLIQAVVENATVPVIETGTGIVHIYVDKDADQEMALEIINNAKTSRPSVCNAMEVCLVHKKIASQFLPTLEERLVTVRKARGVVPVQLRLDETARSFISGEIADPSDFDSEFSDYIMAVKVVDSLEEAITHIEQHSTHHSDAIITNNATSAAIFTEQVDSAAVYVNASTRFTDGGEFGLGCEMGISTQKLHARGPMGLKELTSYKYVVQGSGQIRE is encoded by the coding sequence ATGAATAGTACACAAGGCTTACTAGAGAAAATCAAGCAAGCAAAAAAATCAATTAACACAGCTTCAACGGCTGAGAAAAATAAAGCTCTGTCTTTGATGGCTGATTATTTAGAAGCAGCTACGGACGCAATTTTGACAGCCAATGCAGAAGATATGACAGCGGCAAAAGATCATATTTCAGATGTCATGTTGGATCGTCTGTATTTAGATGCCAATCGCATCAAAGACATGGCAGCTGGCATTCGTCAAGTGATTGCGTTGGCAGATCCCGTTAGAGACATCTTAGAAGTCTCTCATTTGGAAAATGGACTAGAAATCATTAAGAAGCGGGTAGCTCTTGGGGTGATTGGAATTATCTATGAAAGTCGTCCAAATGTGACATCTGATGCAGCTGCTTTAGCCATTAAGAGTGGAAATGCAGTTGTTCTTCGCAGCGGAAAAGAAGCGCATAAAACAGCAGCTGCCATTGTTTCCGCGCTAAAGGCGGCACTTCGTCAGACCGCGATTTCAGATGATTGCTTGCAGTTGGTGTCAGATACCAGTCGTGAAAGTGCTCAAATCTTGATGAAAGCAAAAGGCTATTTGGACTTGCTAATTCCTCGTGGGGGTGCGGGGCTGATTCAAGCGGTCGTTGAAAATGCGACGGTTCCTGTGATTGAGACTGGTACGGGGATTGTTCATATCTATGTTGATAAGGACGCTGACCAAGAAATGGCACTAGAGATTATCAACAATGCCAAAACCAGTCGTCCTTCGGTCTGCAATGCAATGGAAGTTTGTCTAGTTCATAAAAAAATTGCTTCTCAGTTTCTCCCAACATTAGAAGAACGCTTAGTAACTGTTCGTAAAGCGCGTGGGGTAGTACCTGTTCAACTTCGATTGGATGAAACAGCTCGCTCTTTCATCTCAGGGGAAATAGCAGATCCTAGCGACTTTGATAGCGAATTTTCAGATTATATCATGGCTGTAAAGGTAGTGGATTCTTTGGAAGAAGCTATCACACATATCGAGCAGCACAGCACACATCATTCAGACGCCATTATTACCAACAATGCCACTAGCGCAGCGATTTTTACAGAGCAGGTTGATAGTGCAGCAGTCTATGTCAATGCTTCCACACGTTTCACAGACGGTGGAGAATTTGGTTTGGGCTGTGAAATGGGGATTTCTACTCAGAAATTACACGCACGCGGTCCGATGGGCTTAAAAGAATTAACGAGTTATAAATATGTTGTGCAAGGTTCAGGACAGATTAGGGAGTAA
- the proB gene encoding glutamate 5-kinase, whose product MKYKRIVCKVGTSSLTNEDGSLSRAKVRVITQQLAMLHEAGHEVILVSSGAIAAGFSSLGFKKRPTKIADKQASAAVGQGLLLEEYTTNLLLKKIVSAQILLTQDDFADKRRYKNAHQAISVLLNRGAIPIINENDTVSVAELKVGDNDTLSAQVASMVQADLLILLTDVDGLYTANPVNHPDAKRLDLVEEITTDLLEMTGGAGSSNGTGGMLTKLKAATIATMAGVPVYICSSLKEQALIEAAENQGNGTFFTASAKNMKTQKQWLAFYAASQGSIWVDRGASTALSEQGKSLLVSGISKMSGHFSYDDIVTVYEKDTERILGKGRVRFGQSALQDMLKANKPKGVVIHRDHWISLTPELELLLSEF is encoded by the coding sequence ATGAAATATAAACGAATTGTATGTAAAGTCGGTACCAGTTCTTTAACAAATGAGGATGGAAGTTTATCGAGAGCGAAAGTGAGAGTGATTACCCAGCAGTTAGCCATGCTACATGAAGCAGGGCACGAGGTGATTTTAGTCTCATCAGGAGCAATAGCAGCGGGTTTCTCATCTTTGGGCTTTAAGAAACGCCCGACAAAAATTGCAGACAAGCAAGCGTCCGCAGCGGTAGGTCAGGGCTTGCTGTTAGAAGAATACACGACGAATCTGCTATTGAAAAAGATTGTCTCGGCTCAGATTTTATTAACACAAGATGATTTTGCGGATAAACGGCGCTATAAAAATGCACATCAGGCGATTTCTGTCTTGCTCAACCGAGGAGCCATTCCGATTATCAATGAAAATGATACGGTTTCCGTTGCTGAGTTGAAAGTCGGTGACAATGATACGTTGAGTGCTCAGGTTGCATCTATGGTGCAAGCAGATTTGTTAATTTTATTAACGGATGTTGACGGACTTTATACGGCAAATCCAGTCAATCATCCTGATGCCAAGCGCCTTGATTTGGTAGAGGAGATTACGACGGATTTGCTTGAAATGACAGGTGGAGCAGGCTCTTCTAATGGAACAGGTGGTATGCTGACCAAGCTAAAAGCAGCAACGATTGCCACTATGGCAGGGGTTCCTGTTTATATTTGTTCTTCTTTGAAAGAGCAAGCCCTCATCGAAGCCGCAGAAAATCAGGGAAATGGCACATTTTTTACTGCTTCAGCCAAAAATATGAAAACGCAAAAACAATGGTTGGCTTTTTACGCTGCCAGTCAAGGCTCTATCTGGGTGGATAGAGGAGCAAGCACAGCATTGAGTGAGCAAGGCAAGAGCTTACTTGTTTCAGGAATTTCAAAAATGTCAGGACACTTTTCTTATGATGATATTGTGACCGTCTATGAAAAGGACACAGAGCGTATTTTAGGAAAAGGACGTGTTCGTTTTGGGCAGTCAGCTTTGCAAGATATGCTGAAAGCCAATAAACCAAAGGGAGTGGTAATTCACCGAGACCATTGGATTTCACTAACGCCTGAATTGGAATTATTATTGTCAGAATTTTAA
- a CDS encoding RluA family pseudouridine synthase — translation MQVKVEIGGVRLDKAVADLTPLSRSHANEQIKNGQILVNGQVKKAKYAVKAGDVITYELSEPEALEYVAENLPLDIVYQDEDVAVVNKAQGMVVHPSAGHTSGTLVNALMYHIKDLSGINGVLRPGIVHRIDKDTSGLLMIAKNDDAHIKLAEELKDKKSLRKYWAIVHGNLPNDRGVIEAPIGRSEKDRKKQAVTAKGKPAVTRFHVLERFGNYTLVELQLETGRTHQIRVHMAYIGHPVAGDEVYGPRKTLKGHGQFLHARTLGFTHPKTGEVMEFTAEAPAIFQETLEKLRKGME, via the coding sequence ATGCAAGTTAAAGTAGAGATTGGCGGTGTACGGTTGGACAAGGCGGTTGCTGATTTGACACCATTATCCCGCAGCCATGCCAATGAACAAATCAAAAATGGGCAAATCTTAGTCAACGGGCAAGTCAAGAAAGCAAAGTATGCTGTCAAGGCAGGTGATGTGATTACTTATGAATTGTCCGAACCAGAAGCGCTGGAGTATGTTGCAGAAAATCTGCCACTAGATATTGTTTATCAGGATGAAGATGTCGCAGTGGTGAACAAGGCTCAAGGTATGGTGGTGCATCCAAGTGCGGGGCATACGAGTGGAACACTGGTCAATGCGCTGATGTACCACATCAAGGATTTGTCCGGTATCAATGGTGTTTTGCGCCCCGGAATTGTCCATCGGATTGACAAAGATACATCAGGATTGTTGATGATTGCCAAGAACGATGATGCGCATATCAAGCTTGCTGAGGAATTAAAAGATAAAAAATCCCTGCGGAAGTATTGGGCTATTGTGCATGGTAATCTACCGAATGACAGAGGCGTTATTGAAGCACCGATTGGACGCAGTGAAAAAGATAGAAAAAAACAAGCTGTAACGGCAAAAGGAAAGCCAGCTGTTACACGTTTCCATGTTTTAGAACGTTTTGGCAATTATACGCTGGTGGAGTTGCAACTGGAAACAGGTCGTACACATCAAATTCGTGTGCACATGGCTTATATTGGTCACCCAGTGGCAGGTGATGAAGTATATGGACCACGTAAAACGCTAAAAGGGCACGGTCAATTTTTACATGCCAGAACGCTTGGATTTACTCATCCTAAGACAGGAGAAGTCATGGAATTTACAGCAGAAGCGCCAGCTATTTTCCAAGAAACACTAGAGAAATTGAGAAAAGGAATGGAGTGA
- the lspA gene encoding signal peptidase II, protein MKRKVIVPIVIVALIALDQWVKFEIVKNIQLGGVKPFIPKILSLTYLRNTGAAFSILENQQWLFAVITLVVIGAAIWYLSKHIKGSVWLLSALSLIIAGGIGNFIDRMRQGFVVDMFQLDFINFAIFNVADSYLTIGVLVLIVMMLKEEGNAS, encoded by the coding sequence ATGAAACGAAAAGTGATCGTGCCGATTGTGATTGTGGCTTTGATTGCGCTGGATCAATGGGTCAAGTTTGAAATTGTCAAAAACATTCAATTAGGCGGAGTGAAGCCTTTCATTCCAAAGATTTTGAGTTTGACTTATTTGCGAAATACAGGAGCGGCATTTTCAATTCTGGAGAACCAGCAATGGTTGTTTGCGGTGATTACTTTAGTGGTGATTGGAGCTGCTATTTGGTATTTGAGCAAGCACATCAAAGGTTCTGTCTGGCTGCTATCTGCTTTGAGCTTGATTATTGCAGGTGGAATTGGAAATTTTATTGACCGCATGCGCCAAGGTTTTGTTGTGGATATGTTTCAGCTTGATTTTATCAATTTTGCAATTTTTAATGTTGCGGATAGTTATCTGACGATTGGTGTGCTTGTACTGATAGTGATGATGTTAAAGGAAGAGGGCAATGCAAGTTAA
- a CDS encoding LysR family transcriptional regulator, with the protein MNIQQLRYVVAIANSGTFREAAEKMYVSQPSLSIAVRDLEKELGFKIFRRTSSGTFLTRRGMEFYEKAQELVKGFDVFQNQYANPEEEKAEFSIASQHYDFLPPLITEFAKRYPKDKNFRIFESTTVQILNEVAQGHSEIGIIYLNNQNTKGMMQRIDKLGLEVVDLIPFQTHIYLRVDHPLAEKDELIMDDLADLPTVRFTQEKDEYLYYSENFVDTSASSQMFNVTDRATLNGILERTDAYATGSGFLDSNSVNGITVIRLKDNLENRMVYVKREEVELSPVGAAFVAVMEEYFAKRGKK; encoded by the coding sequence ATGAATATTCAACAACTGCGCTATGTTGTAGCCATTGCCAATAGTGGCACCTTTCGTGAAGCCGCTGAGAAAATGTATGTCAGCCAGCCGAGTTTGTCCATTGCAGTTCGGGATTTAGAAAAAGAATTGGGTTTTAAAATATTCCGTAGAACGAGCAGCGGCACATTTTTGACACGTCGAGGAATGGAATTTTACGAAAAAGCTCAAGAATTGGTCAAAGGATTTGATGTCTTTCAAAATCAATACGCCAATCCAGAGGAAGAAAAGGCAGAATTTTCCATTGCCAGCCAGCACTATGATTTCTTGCCACCTTTGATAACGGAATTTGCCAAACGCTATCCAAAAGATAAGAATTTCCGAATTTTTGAATCTACTACGGTGCAGATTTTAAACGAAGTAGCACAAGGACACAGCGAGATTGGCATTATCTATCTGAATAACCAAAATACCAAGGGAATGATGCAGCGGATTGATAAATTGGGGTTGGAAGTGGTAGATTTGATTCCTTTTCAGACACACATTTATCTGCGGGTAGACCACCCTTTAGCAGAGAAAGATGAGTTGATTATGGACGATTTGGCAGATTTGCCGACGGTTCGTTTTACACAGGAAAAAGACGAGTATCTCTATTATTCAGAGAATTTCGTGGACACCAGTGCCAGTTCGCAGATGTTTAATGTGACGGACCGTGCTACATTAAATGGCATTTTAGAGCGGACAGATGCTTATGCGACAGGCTCTGGATTTTTGGATAGCAATAGTGTAAACGGCATTACGGTAATTCGGTTAAAAGACAATTTGGAAAACCGTATGGTTTATGTCAAACGCGAAGAAGTAGAGCTTTCACCAGTCGGTGCAGCTTTTGTTGCTGTTATGGAAGAATATTTTGCAAAAAGAGGTAAAAAATGA
- a CDS encoding metal-sensitive transcriptional regulator: MANSKLITRLKRSEGQLRGIQKMIEEERDCADIITQLTAVRSSVERVIELMITENLTECLNHPLDDPKAQKERLEKAVQYLIKRK, translated from the coding sequence ATGGCAAACTCAAAACTTATTACACGGCTGAAACGCTCCGAAGGACAACTGCGAGGTATTCAAAAAATGATAGAGGAAGAACGCGACTGTGCAGACATTATCACCCAATTAACTGCTGTTCGCTCTAGTGTCGAGCGGGTCATTGAATTGATGATTACTGAAAATCTCACTGAATGTCTCAATCACCCTTTGGACGACCCCAAAGCACAAAAAGAGCGACTGGAAAAAGCCGTCCAATACCTTATCAAACGAAAATAA
- a CDS encoding prolyl-tRNA synthetase associated domain-containing protein yields the protein MDLYTKVEETLNKLNIPFEIVEHEPALTTEQADSFIEGIEGVRTKTMFLTNKKKTAYYLLIMDDKKRLDMDLFKELVKANRIRMASADSLFEKMMLPAGVVSPFGLLNNADKDIQVYFDKEIMSEKRMSFHPNTNEKTLFLNTTDLLKFLEAIGYEAHIIEL from the coding sequence ATGGACTTATACACAAAAGTAGAAGAAACCTTAAACAAGTTAAACATTCCATTTGAAATCGTGGAGCACGAACCAGCACTTACGACCGAGCAAGCAGACAGCTTTATCGAAGGCATTGAAGGTGTCCGCACCAAAACGATGTTTCTCACTAACAAGAAGAAAACCGCCTACTACTTGCTCATCATGGACGACAAAAAGCGCTTGGACATGGACTTATTTAAAGAACTGGTAAAAGCCAATAGAATCCGCATGGCATCCGCTGACAGTCTATTTGAAAAAATGATGTTGCCAGCAGGCGTCGTCTCTCCATTTGGATTGTTAAACAATGCCGATAAAGACATTCAAGTCTATTTTGACAAAGAAATCATGTCAGAAAAACGAATGAGTTTTCATCCCAATACCAATGAGAAAACACTCTTTTTAAACACGACAGACCTACTCAAATTCCTAGAAGCCATTGGTTACGAAGCTCATATTATTGAATTGTAA
- a CDS encoding rhodanese-like domain-containing protein has protein sequence MEISITMSEFYKKYQAEKLSIIDVREAYEFASGHVPTAQNLPLSCLEAGYKQLSQQEKYYVICQSGARSAAACQFLSAQGFDVTNVAGGMNIWPGEVE, from the coding sequence ATGGAAATTAGTATCACTATGTCTGAATTTTATAAGAAATACCAAGCAGAAAAGCTGTCCATTATTGATGTGCGAGAGGCTTATGAGTTCGCGTCAGGGCACGTTCCGACAGCACAGAACCTGCCTTTGAGTTGTTTGGAGGCAGGCTACAAACAACTCAGCCAGCAGGAGAAATACTATGTCATCTGCCAATCTGGCGCACGTTCTGCGGCTGCGTGTCAGTTTTTAAGTGCGCAAGGATTTGATGTGACCAATGTGGCTGGGGGTATGAATATCTGGCCCGGAGAGGTAGAGTAA
- a CDS encoding FAD-dependent oxidoreductase has protein sequence MKIIIVGGVAGGMSAATRLRRLKEDAEIIIFEKGPFVSFANCGLPYYVSGEIAEREDLLVQTPESLKARFRLDVRPFHEVTAISPDQHIVTVRHDGKEFTESYDKLILSPGAKPFVPPIEGLETAENTYTLRNVPDLDEIMLALEKEPKEAVVIGAGFIGLEMAENLRKRGLNVTIVEKAPHVLPPLDEEMAAFVQAELLKNGIQVVTSQSATRFEDKGKVIVLENGQKIVSDVTILSVGVQPENALAQVAGIELGLRGGILVNERYETSRPDIYAVGDAIVVKQEVTGEDALISLASPANRQGRQVADVIAGVARKNKGSIGTAIVRAFDMTAASTGLSERILRMNGLPYQVIHVSGKDHAGYYPGATDVTLKLLFEPTSGKIYGAQGVGKKGVDKRIDILATAIKGNLTIFDLPELEFTYAPPFGSAKDPVNMLGYAALNLVEGLSDNIQWYELEDELAAGKKFLDVRTASELQQGHLKVDTVHIPLNELRERLGELDKSQDYIVSCHSGLRSYIAERILKQAGFSVQNLDGAFALYKMVKPEGVEYGN, from the coding sequence ATGAAAATTATCATTGTTGGTGGAGTTGCAGGTGGAATGTCTGCAGCGACGCGTTTAAGACGGCTAAAAGAAGACGCTGAGATTATTATTTTTGAAAAGGGGCCATTCGTTTCCTTTGCGAACTGTGGTCTGCCTTACTATGTTTCTGGAGAAATTGCTGAGCGGGAAGACTTGTTAGTGCAAACGCCTGAGAGTTTAAAGGCACGCTTTCGTTTAGATGTGCGACCTTTCCATGAAGTGACGGCTATCTCACCAGATCAACATATAGTGACGGTTCGGCATGACGGAAAGGAATTTACAGAGAGTTATGATAAGTTGATTTTATCGCCGGGGGCAAAGCCTTTTGTGCCTCCAATTGAAGGTTTGGAAACAGCTGAAAATACCTATACTTTACGTAATGTTCCTGACCTAGATGAGATTATGTTAGCTTTGGAGAAAGAACCAAAAGAAGCTGTGGTGATTGGGGCTGGATTCATTGGACTTGAAATGGCAGAAAATCTTCGTAAGCGTGGTTTGAATGTGACAATTGTTGAGAAAGCACCGCATGTTTTGCCACCGCTTGATGAAGAAATGGCTGCTTTTGTTCAGGCTGAATTGTTGAAAAACGGCATTCAAGTAGTTACTTCTCAGTCTGCTACGCGGTTTGAGGACAAGGGAAAGGTCATTGTACTGGAGAATGGGCAAAAAATTGTTTCTGATGTGACCATTTTATCTGTCGGGGTGCAACCAGAGAATGCTTTAGCACAGGTAGCAGGTATTGAGCTGGGATTGCGTGGCGGTATCTTAGTCAATGAGCGTTATGAAACCAGTCGACCTGATATTTATGCAGTCGGCGATGCGATTGTTGTCAAGCAAGAAGTTACAGGAGAAGATGCACTGATTTCATTGGCTTCGCCTGCTAATCGTCAAGGTCGTCAAGTGGCGGATGTGATTGCTGGAGTAGCTCGAAAGAATAAAGGCAGCATTGGTACAGCTATTGTTCGGGCATTTGACATGACGGCAGCTTCAACAGGGTTGAGCGAGCGCATTCTTCGTATGAATGGCCTGCCTTATCAAGTTATTCATGTCAGTGGTAAGGATCATGCTGGCTACTATCCGGGTGCGACTGATGTGACCTTGAAACTCCTCTTTGAGCCAACAAGTGGCAAAATTTATGGTGCACAAGGTGTTGGGAAAAAAGGCGTTGATAAGCGGATTGATATTTTGGCAACGGCTATTAAAGGTAATCTAACCATTTTTGATTTGCCAGAGTTGGAATTTACCTATGCACCACCGTTTGGCTCTGCTAAAGATCCGGTCAATATGCTGGGATATGCAGCCTTAAACTTAGTAGAAGGTTTGAGCGACAATATCCAGTGGTATGAATTGGAAGATGAACTAGCTGCTGGTAAGAAGTTCCTAGATGTGCGGACGGCCAGTGAGCTTCAACAAGGTCATTTGAAAGTGGATACGGTTCACATTCCTTTAAATGAATTGCGTGAGCGTTTAGGAGAGTTAGACAAGTCGCAGGATTATATCGTGAGCTGTCATAGTGGACTTCGTAGCTATATTGCCGAGCGCATTCTCAAACAAGCAGGATTTTCTGTTCAAAATCTAGACGGCGCCTTTGCCTTGTACAAAATGGTAAAACCAGAGGGAGTAGAATATGGAAATTAG
- a CDS encoding rhodanese-like domain-containing protein: protein MFHLFTKIDSISTSELEQKLKEKIQLLDVRTPSEYRRGHIKGAKNVPLNEIARYTPATNETLYVICHSGVRSKMAAKKLKKKGYDVVNVQGGMSAWTGKVV, encoded by the coding sequence ATGTTTCACTTATTTACGAAAATAGATAGTATTTCTACAAGTGAATTGGAACAAAAATTAAAAGAGAAGATTCAACTGCTAGATGTACGAACACCGTCTGAATATCGGCGTGGTCATATCAAAGGCGCGAAGAATGTCCCACTCAATGAAATCGCAAGATACACGCCAGCAACAAATGAAACACTGTATGTCATTTGCCATTCCGGTGTGCGGAGCAAAATGGCAGCCAAAAAGCTAAAGAAAAAAGGCTACGATGTTGTCAATGTTCAAGGCGGTATGAGTGCTTGGACTGGAAAAGTTGTTTAA